In the Malassezia vespertilionis chromosome 1, complete sequence genome, one interval contains:
- the cox5 gene encoding Cytochrome c oxidase subunit 5B, mitochondrial (COG:C; EggNog:ENOG503P5Q4): MPTKRERLPVTTMIGSVRAALPRLHARNALLSARSIHIKSERWTPSTVRDGNMLIEQQSSIQAVRMLPNIENRWANLSKEEQYSLFKYIEEVQRKDWKELSLPEQRAGMYFLCC; this comes from the exons ATGC CCACGAAACGCGAACGCCTGCCAGTTACTACCATGATTGGAAGTGTGCGTGCTGCTCTCCCCCGCCTGCACGCCCGTAATGCCTTGCTATCTGCTCGCTCTATTCACATTAAGAGTGAGCGCTGGACGCCATCTACTGTGCGGGACGGCAACATGTTGATCGAGCAGCAGAGCTCGATTCAAGCAGTTCGTATGCTGCCAAACATTGAAAACCGCTGGGCGAACCTGAGCAAGGAAGAGCAGTACTCGCTATTCAAATACATTGAggaggtgcagcgcaaagacTGGAAAGAACTTTCTCTTCCTGAACAAAGGGCGGGTATGTACTTTTTGTGTTGCTAA
- the MET15 gene encoding adenosylmethionine cyclotransferase (EggNog:ENOG503NVTU; COG:E), whose product MASHFDTLQLHAGQTPDPGSNALAVPICASTSFVFNDSAHGADLFGLRTPGNIYSRIGNPTVAVFEDRLAALEGGVGSVAASSGQSAQAMAVLSLCSQGDNVVSSPLLYGGTYNQFKVLFPKFGVSTKFTSKNDPAEFEKAIDSRTKALYVESISNPRYEIADLKAIADIAHKHQIPLIVDNTFGMGGYLVRPIEHGADIVVHSATKWIGGHGTTIGGVVIDAGKFDWAKSGRFPQFTEPSEGYHGLKFWDTFGAATFIAYVRVVFLRDMGSCMNPFGAFQLIQGVETLSLRGERHCTNALALAKWLEAHPKVAWILYPGLASHPSHELAKQYLKRGFGGVLSFGIKGSAQNASKLVDSLKLASNLANVGDMKTLVIHPASTTHQQLNDVEQQGSGVTKDLIRVSVGCEYLDDIKADFEQAFEQV is encoded by the coding sequence ATGGCATCGCACTTTGACACGCTCCAACTCCACGCCGGTCAAACCCCTGACCCTGGCTCAAATGCACTTGCCGTTCCGATTTGTGCATCCACCTCCTTTGTATTCAATGACTCGGCCCATGGTGCGGATTTGTTCGGGCTGCGTACGCCCGGCAACATTTACTCTCGCATTGGCAATCCCACGGTCGCTGTGTTTGAGGATCGTCTAGCAGCACTCGAAGGCGGTGTCGGTTCCGTAGCCGCATCCTCTGGCCAGTCTGCACAGGCCATGGCCGTGCTCTCCCTCTGCTCGCAAGGCGACAACGTTGTCTCCTCTCCGCTTTTGTACGGCGGCACGTACAACCAGTTCAAGGTGCTCTTCCCCAAGTTCGGTGTGTCCACCAAGTTCACCTCCAAAAATGACCCTGCCGAGTTTGAAAAGGCGATTGACAGCCGCACCAAGGCGCTCTATGTGGAGTCCATTTCGAACCCGCGCTACGAAATTGCAGACCTCAAAGCGATTGCCGAcattgcgcacaagcaccaGATCCCTTTGATTGTGGATAATACCTTTGGTATGGGCGGATACCTCGTGCGCCCCATTGAGCACGGTGCGGACATTGTCGTGCACTCTGCGACCAAGTGGATCGGCGGTCACGGCACCACGATTGGCGGCGTCGTCATCGATGCGGGCAAGTTTGACTGGGCCAAGAGCGGCCGCTTCCCGCAGTTTACCGAGCCGTCGGAGGGGTACCACGGGCTCAAGTTTTGGGACACGTTTGGCGCCGCTACGTTTATCGCTTACGTTCGTGTCGTGTTCCTGCGCGACATGGGCTCCTGCATGAACCCCTTTGGCGCCTTCCAGTTGATCCAGGGTGTCGAGACGCTTTCTTTGCGTGGTGAACGCCACTGCACAAATGCACTTGCATTGGCCAAGTGGTTGGAGGCGCACCCGAAAGTGGCGTGGATTTTGTACCCCGGCCTTGCGTCGCACCCCTCGCACGAGCTTGCGAAGCAGTACCTCAAGCGTGGCTTTGGTGGTGTGCTTTCGTTCGGCATCAAGGGCAGCGCGCAGAATGCGAGCAAATTGGTAGACTCGCTGAAACTTGCGTCGAACTTGGCCAATGTGGGTGATATGAAGACCCTCGTCATTCACCCTGCCTCCACGACGCACCAGCAACTGAACGACGTCGAGCAGCAGGGCTCGGGCGTTACCAAGGATCTCATCCGTGTGTCTGTCGGCTGCGAGTACCTCGACGACATTAAAGCCGACTTTGAGCAGGCCTTTGAGCAGGTTTAA